A region of Photobacterium sanguinicancri DNA encodes the following proteins:
- a CDS encoding efflux RND transporter permease subunit, whose translation MIRFFSRHPTAANLMMFALLLLGFVSLPQIKRETFPEFSPPYIIASVVYPGASPQEVEQSICMRMEDAVDGLANIEETRCEAVEGSASLVLKLTSSDVVSRMLVDVQTQINAINDFPAEIESPIVRELDWNEPVVDVAISADTNWPHLKAYAEELKRKLKIDYGVSLVAVSGFSDHQLRVELKETALRQLGLSVGDIADRLSRQNIKLPSGNIELADKNLLIRFDEQKITPDTLAQTVIGADPAGAVLRLGDIATITDRFELDEQKILFDGKPSAILKISKNKADDALRIKERVQAFVEAESQIAPTGVTLSLTNDISSVLWDRLTMMVDNGLQGVVLVFFTMWLFFTFRYSFWVAAGLPVAFMGSLFLMAGLGLSINIMSLVALLMAIGIMMDDAIVIAESIAAHLERGQSVPDAVFNGVKKVFPGVLSSYLTTVCIFGSLLFLDGEMGAVLKVVPQVLILVLTISLIEAFFILPHHLSHSLQKQRSKEEKPDIKFKRVFLAKFEHFRQNQLVTAVDAVVRWRYLFLGAVVAMLFASAALLAGGALKFVGFPDLDGDIAEARIILAPGASLSQTEKVVAHIVQAAERLNVEWSRDVEGGNTLVEHITEQYNANADADEKGPHVATVRLDLRGAESRNTVIDEFVAAWREEVGTLADPISLVFKQPIMGPGGRAVEIRMQHDELTALKAASLEVQAFLNEFDGVYGVLDDMRMGKQEVLVTLRPGAESFGVDGQMIASQLRAAYFGQKADDIQLGPENIEVEVRFDKAEAGNLQTLASFPIILSDGSQIPLASITELSYQRNYVRIQRIDGLRTLSVYADLEHSKISSTEILTLFRQQEIPNLKMKYPGLRFNFEGEAKDTAETGQSMAIGFALGVFGVFVILSFQFRSYLEPFVVLLAIPLALIGVFWGHWLLGHALSMPSIMGFVSLAGVVVNDSILLVQYIRHHVDDGDSVHDAVVKASRERFRAVFLTSLTTAAGLLPLLLETSLQAQVIQPLVISIVFGIFTSTLLVLFMIPAAYAILADFGLVKKHEPLAA comes from the coding sequence ATGATTCGCTTTTTCTCTCGTCATCCAACAGCCGCAAACTTGATGATGTTTGCGTTGTTATTGTTGGGTTTTGTGTCGTTACCGCAAATAAAACGGGAAACCTTTCCTGAGTTTTCACCACCATACATTATTGCCTCTGTGGTCTATCCAGGGGCGTCGCCACAAGAAGTGGAACAAAGCATATGTATGAGAATGGAAGACGCAGTTGATGGTCTTGCCAATATCGAAGAAACCCGTTGTGAAGCCGTAGAGGGCTCTGCCTCATTGGTTTTGAAACTCACCAGTAGTGATGTGGTTTCTCGCATGCTGGTGGATGTACAAACCCAAATTAATGCGATCAATGACTTCCCTGCAGAAATTGAATCCCCAATCGTGCGTGAATTGGATTGGAATGAACCTGTGGTTGATGTCGCAATTAGCGCAGATACCAACTGGCCACATTTGAAAGCGTATGCCGAAGAATTAAAGCGTAAGCTCAAAATTGACTATGGCGTCTCTTTGGTTGCAGTGAGTGGCTTTTCTGACCATCAATTACGAGTGGAATTAAAAGAAACGGCGCTGCGTCAATTAGGGCTGAGTGTTGGGGATATTGCGGATCGCTTATCACGCCAAAACATAAAATTGCCAAGCGGCAATATTGAATTAGCAGATAAAAACCTATTGATCCGCTTTGATGAGCAAAAGATCACGCCAGATACATTGGCGCAAACGGTGATTGGTGCTGATCCCGCAGGGGCTGTATTACGCCTCGGTGATATTGCGACGATCACCGATCGCTTTGAACTTGATGAACAAAAAATTCTGTTTGATGGCAAGCCCTCCGCTATTTTGAAAATCAGTAAAAATAAAGCTGATGATGCTTTGCGGATCAAAGAGCGGGTACAGGCGTTTGTTGAAGCTGAAAGCCAAATTGCCCCAACGGGTGTCACACTTAGCCTGACCAATGATATTTCATCGGTACTGTGGGATCGTTTAACCATGATGGTCGATAACGGTTTGCAAGGGGTGGTGTTGGTGTTCTTCACCATGTGGCTGTTCTTTACCTTCCGTTATTCGTTTTGGGTTGCCGCGGGTCTACCTGTTGCCTTTATGGGCAGCCTGTTCTTGATGGCGGGCTTGGGGTTATCCATCAACATTATGTCGCTAGTCGCCTTGCTGATGGCGATTGGTATCATGATGGATGATGCCATCGTGATCGCTGAGTCTATTGCCGCCCATTTAGAGCGGGGTCAATCGGTGCCTGATGCTGTGTTTAATGGGGTCAAAAAAGTCTTTCCTGGTGTTCTCTCTTCTTACCTGACCACTGTGTGTATTTTCGGTAGCTTGTTATTCCTTGATGGTGAAATGGGGGCTGTACTTAAGGTTGTACCGCAGGTGCTGATATTAGTGCTAACCATCAGTTTAATTGAAGCTTTCTTTATTTTACCGCACCACTTAAGCCATTCATTACAAAAGCAGCGTAGCAAAGAAGAAAAACCTGATATCAAGTTCAAGCGGGTGTTTCTGGCTAAATTTGAGCATTTTCGTCAAAACCAATTAGTTACCGCCGTTGATGCCGTCGTGCGTTGGCGTTATTTGTTCCTAGGGGCGGTAGTTGCAATGTTGTTTGCATCTGCGGCGTTATTGGCGGGGGGCGCTCTAAAATTTGTTGGCTTCCCTGATCTTGATGGTGATATCGCAGAAGCGCGCATTATTTTAGCGCCTGGCGCATCATTGTCTCAGACGGAAAAAGTGGTGGCTCATATAGTTCAGGCTGCTGAGCGCTTGAATGTTGAATGGAGCCGTGATGTAGAAGGCGGTAATACGCTAGTAGAACACATTACAGAGCAATATAACGCCAATGCTGATGCTGACGAAAAAGGCCCACACGTCGCGACAGTGCGACTCGATTTACGTGGCGCGGAGTCACGCAATACAGTGATTGATGAGTTTGTTGCGGCTTGGCGAGAAGAAGTCGGTACATTAGCTGACCCTATTTCGCTGGTGTTTAAGCAGCCAATCATGGGGCCGGGTGGGCGAGCGGTTGAAATTCGGATGCAGCACGATGAACTCACGGCGTTAAAAGCAGCGTCGCTGGAAGTACAGGCCTTCTTGAATGAGTTTGATGGCGTGTACGGGGTGTTGGATGATATGCGGATGGGTAAGCAAGAAGTCTTAGTGACTCTGCGTCCTGGGGCGGAAAGCTTTGGTGTTGATGGCCAAATGATAGCATCGCAATTGCGGGCAGCTTACTTTGGTCAAAAGGCGGATGATATCCAGCTCGGCCCTGAAAACATCGAAGTTGAAGTTCGATTTGATAAAGCGGAAGCTGGCAATCTGCAAACCTTGGCCAGTTTCCCTATTATTCTTAGCGACGGTAGCCAAATTCCATTAGCATCAATAACCGAGCTCAGTTATCAGCGTAACTATGTCCGTATCCAGCGAATTGATGGCTTGCGGACCTTAAGTGTTTATGCCGACCTTGAGCACAGTAAAATCAGCTCGACCGAGATCCTGACATTATTTCGCCAGCAAGAGATCCCTAACCTGAAAATGAAGTACCCAGGGTTACGCTTCAACTTTGAAGGTGAAGCTAAAGATACGGCTGAAACCGGTCAGTCGATGGCGATAGGTTTTGCACTTGGGGTGTTTGGGGTGTTTGTGATTTTGAGTTTTCAATTCCGCAGTTACCTTGAACCTTTTGTGGTATTGCTTGCTATTCCATTGGCGTTGATTGGGGTATTTTGGGGACACTGGCTACTAGGGCACGCGTTAAGTATGCCAAGTATCATGGGCTTTGTATCGCTGGCTGGGGTCGTGGTCAATGACTCTATATTACTGGTGCAATATATTCGACACCATGTGGATGATGGCGACAGCGTGCACGATGCGGTAGTGAAAGCGAGCCGAGAGCGTTTTCGCGCCGTGTTCTTAACGTCTCTCACGACTGCAGCGGGTTTATTGCCGTTACTATTAGAGACAAGCCTACAAGCCCAAGTCATTCAGCCGTTGGTGATTTCTATCGTATTTGGTATTTTCACTTCCACCTTACTGGTACTGTTTATGATCCCAGCAGCCTATGCGATTTTGGCTGATTTTGGGTTAGTTAAAAAACATGAGCCGTTAGCTGCGTAA
- the leuO gene encoding transcriptional regulator LeuO — translation MTRRSSAIHSVDGYKMESNLRSVDLNLLTVFDAVMQEQNITRAAHNLGMSQPAVSNAVARLKVMFNDELFIRHGRGIQPTQRAKQLFGPMRQALQLVKNELPSSIFSPETSTRTFKLALCSPSDMRFAPHILRSVTEQAPNLRMQLEAEFDAKLTQKMRYQEIDFVIDYVRFDEAGFCSTELFSDELVVIAAQNHPRLSDSVSESQFASEKHALLKAMPGVKMFADHIYNKHNSYQEAYQGASLSNIMYVVGQSDLIAVAPRWLAESVADNLELKILDLPFEAASISGYLSWHESSQKDKGHIWMRDQLMSICGNHA, via the coding sequence ATGACACGCAGAAGTTCAGCTATTCACTCTGTTGATGGTTATAAAATGGAGTCAAACCTACGTAGTGTAGATCTTAATTTGCTCACAGTGTTTGATGCCGTAATGCAAGAACAGAACATCACACGAGCGGCACATAACTTAGGCATGTCTCAGCCCGCAGTTAGTAATGCGGTTGCGCGTTTAAAAGTGATGTTTAATGATGAATTGTTTATTCGCCATGGTCGCGGCATTCAACCGACCCAACGTGCCAAACAATTATTTGGCCCTATGCGCCAAGCACTGCAGTTGGTAAAAAACGAACTACCTTCATCAATCTTTTCGCCTGAAACATCAACGCGTACCTTTAAGTTAGCCCTATGCAGCCCGTCAGATATGCGTTTTGCCCCGCATATCTTACGCTCTGTTACTGAGCAAGCGCCGAATCTGCGCATGCAACTTGAAGCAGAATTTGATGCGAAGCTAACGCAAAAGATGCGTTACCAAGAAATCGATTTTGTGATTGATTACGTACGTTTCGACGAAGCGGGTTTTTGCAGTACAGAGTTATTCAGCGATGAGCTTGTGGTGATTGCAGCGCAAAACCACCCGCGTTTGAGCGACAGCGTGTCTGAATCTCAGTTCGCCTCTGAAAAACATGCGCTGCTAAAAGCGATGCCTGGTGTGAAGATGTTTGCTGACCATATTTATAATAAACATAACTCTTACCAAGAAGCTTACCAAGGCGCGAGCTTGAGCAACATTATGTATGTTGTTGGTCAATCTGACCTTATTGCCGTGGCTCCACGTTGGTTGGCGGAGTCTGTTGCTGATAATCTAGAATTAAAGATACTGGATTTACCATTTGAAGCGGCAAGCATTAGCGGTTACCTGAGCTGGCACGAGTCTTCACAAAAAGACAAAGGTCACATCTGGATGCGTGATCAACTGATGTCTATCTGTGGCAATCATGCCTAA
- a CDS encoding TetR/AcrR family transcriptional regulator produces MAGKAGRPVGDSDARERLIIEARKLFVVLPYSKVSTRMIASRADVNVALIRYYFENKAGLYQTMMHETMEPIQAQMRVVMDKGDFDSIGEFMRTYYRIMAPNPDMPKLMSRAMMLAPDDPQRQMMEKMVRDIARPATDMMFTKLQQNGQLNPGMDPEKARMTFISMMVFPFLIPPAMLEIHGIEMTEEYLFELAEHNVKVLTQGIFNQKGEGK; encoded by the coding sequence ATGGCAGGAAAAGCAGGTCGTCCAGTAGGTGATTCCGATGCGCGTGAACGTCTAATTATAGAAGCGCGTAAGTTGTTTGTCGTTTTACCTTATAGCAAGGTTTCGACCCGCATGATTGCATCAAGGGCCGATGTGAACGTCGCGCTGATTCGCTACTACTTTGAAAATAAGGCCGGCTTATACCAAACCATGATGCATGAAACCATGGAGCCCATCCAAGCCCAGATGAGAGTGGTAATGGATAAAGGGGATTTCGATTCTATTGGCGAATTCATGCGTACTTATTACCGTATTATGGCGCCAAACCCAGATATGCCGAAGCTAATGTCACGCGCCATGATGCTTGCGCCTGATGATCCTCAGCGTCAAATGATGGAAAAAATGGTGAGAGATATTGCCCGTCCAGCGACCGACATGATGTTTACCAAGTTGCAGCAAAATGGTCAGCTAAATCCAGGTATGGATCCCGAAAAGGCACGGATGACATTCATTAGTATGATGGTTTTCCCGTTTTTAATCCCGCCTGCCATGCTTGAAATTCATGGGATAGAAATGACGGAAGAGTATTTATTTGAGCTAGCGGAGCACAATGTAAAAGTGCTTACACAAGGAATTTTTAATCAAAAAGGAGAGGGTAAGTGA
- the leuA gene encoding 2-isopropylmalate synthase produces MKDQVIIFDTTLRDGEQALSASLTVKEKLQIAYALERLGVDVIEAGFPVSSPGDFESVQTIAKHIKNSRVCALSRAVAKDIDVAAESLKVAEAFRIHTFISTSTVHVQDKLRRSYDDVIEMGVAAVKRARNYTDDVEFSCEDAGRTPIDNLCRMVEAAINAGANTINIPDTVGYTLPNEFGGIVAQLFDRVPNIDKAIISVHCHDDLGMSVANSMAAVQAGARQVEATINGLGERAGNCSLEEIAMIIKTRADFLGVHTNIKHDEIHRTSKMVSQLCNSPIQANKAIVGANAFSHSSGIHQDGMLKNKNTYEIMTPESIGLKNQALNLTSRSGRAAVKSHMDTLGYTENEYSLDALYADFLKLADRKGQVFDYDLEALMHFANLREEDDFFKLNYLSVQSGSIMATTSIKLQCGDDEKCEAAVGNGPVDALYQCIYRLTGYEIVLDKFDLTAKGEGEDGLGQADIIANYKGRKYHGTGLATDIVEASGQALLHVINSIHRADQIAEIKERTATV; encoded by the coding sequence ATGAAAGATCAAGTCATTATTTTCGATACCACGCTTCGTGATGGTGAACAGGCACTATCAGCAAGCCTAACGGTAAAAGAAAAGCTACAAATCGCTTACGCGCTGGAACGCCTAGGGGTCGATGTAATAGAAGCGGGTTTTCCAGTTTCTTCACCTGGCGACTTTGAATCAGTGCAAACCATTGCTAAACATATTAAAAACAGCCGAGTGTGCGCTCTATCACGGGCGGTGGCGAAAGACATAGATGTGGCGGCTGAATCGTTAAAAGTTGCCGAAGCCTTCCGTATTCATACCTTTATCTCCACCTCGACAGTACACGTACAAGATAAACTACGTCGTAGCTACGATGATGTTATCGAGATGGGCGTTGCTGCGGTTAAACGCGCACGTAATTACACGGATGATGTGGAATTTTCCTGTGAAGATGCAGGTCGTACACCAATCGATAACCTATGTCGCATGGTGGAAGCTGCTATCAATGCAGGCGCCAACACCATCAATATTCCTGATACCGTGGGTTACACCCTACCCAACGAGTTTGGCGGTATCGTGGCCCAACTATTTGATCGCGTACCTAATATCGATAAAGCCATTATCTCGGTGCACTGCCATGACGATCTTGGTATGTCGGTAGCTAACTCGATGGCAGCAGTCCAAGCGGGGGCTCGCCAAGTTGAAGCCACCATTAATGGTCTGGGTGAACGTGCTGGTAACTGTTCACTAGAAGAAATTGCGATGATCATCAAAACCCGCGCTGACTTCTTGGGTGTTCACACCAACATCAAACACGATGAAATTCACCGTACCAGTAAGATGGTCAGCCAACTGTGTAACTCACCTATTCAAGCGAATAAAGCCATTGTCGGTGCCAATGCCTTTAGCCACTCATCGGGTATCCACCAAGATGGGATGCTAAAGAACAAGAACACCTACGAGATCATGACCCCTGAGTCTATCGGGCTTAAAAACCAAGCACTGAACCTAACCAGTCGATCTGGTCGCGCCGCCGTTAAAAGTCATATGGATACCCTTGGCTACACTGAAAATGAATACAGCCTAGATGCGCTATACGCCGATTTCCTAAAACTGGCCGATCGCAAAGGCCAAGTGTTTGATTACGATCTAGAAGCCCTAATGCACTTCGCTAATCTACGCGAAGAAGATGACTTCTTTAAGCTAAATTACCTAAGTGTGCAGTCAGGTAGCATCATGGCGACTACCAGTATCAAGCTACAGTGCGGCGATGACGAAAAGTGCGAAGCCGCGGTCGGTAACGGCCCTGTTGATGCGCTATACCAATGTATCTACCGCCTAACGGGTTATGAAATCGTCTTGGATAAATTCGACCTTACCGCCAAAGGTGAAGGGGAAGACGGTTTGGGCCAAGCTGACATCATTGCCAACTACAAAGGCCGTAAATACCACGGTACGGGCCTTGCGACTGATATTGTTGAAGCATCAGGCCAAGCATTGCTACACGTTATCAATAGCATCCACCGCGCCGATCAAATTGCAGAAATTAAAGAGCGTACCGCGACGGTATAA
- a CDS encoding AMP-dependent synthetase/ligase produces the protein MGKRDFHLVNRIRTQIARLGDRAALRHQVADEWQDITWSEFGAQIQELAISMLAKGLNVQDKVGIFSNNMPNWTVADMATLYCRAVTVPIYPTSTPDQAAYIINNADMRILFVGEQAQHDAAVQIAEQCPELEHIVVMCDDVILADHPLVSRLSEFVTEHSIEAENALTERLDNIAMDDLLTLIYTSGTTGTPKGVMLDYTNIASQLESHDTNLALDEGDSSLCFLPLSHVFERAWTFFVLHRGGVNCYLSDTNKVREALADVKPNVMAAVPRVYEKIYSSVYEKVAKAPFHRKLIFTWAVNMGARMAACHQESRKPSAMLKRAHKLADKMVLSKLRDVLGGQIKFMPCGGAKLDPTIGRFFHAIGVNVKLGYGMTETTATVSCWSDHNFNPDSIGVIMPGAEVKIGKDNEILVRGPMVMRGYYKMPEETANNFTEDGFLKTGDAGEFDAEGNLYITDRIKELMKTSGGKYIAPQVIEGKIGKDHFIEQIAVIADTRKFVSALIVPCFESLEEHARELNIKYKDRIDLLKKTEIKELLDQRIAELQKDLARFEQVKKFTLLPKAFSMDKGELTPTQKLRRKVIHDRYHQEIERMYEESHKKAK, from the coding sequence ATGGGTAAACGTGACTTTCATTTAGTAAATCGTATCCGCACGCAGATTGCTCGTCTGGGTGACCGTGCTGCTTTACGTCATCAGGTTGCCGATGAATGGCAAGATATCACGTGGTCTGAGTTTGGTGCTCAGATCCAAGAACTTGCTATTTCAATGTTGGCCAAAGGCCTAAACGTACAAGACAAGGTCGGTATTTTCTCCAATAATATGCCGAACTGGACAGTTGCAGATATGGCAACCTTGTACTGTCGCGCGGTAACCGTGCCGATTTACCCAACCAGTACGCCCGATCAGGCTGCGTACATCATTAACAATGCAGATATGCGTATCTTGTTTGTTGGTGAGCAAGCTCAGCATGATGCTGCTGTGCAAATTGCAGAACAATGCCCTGAGCTAGAGCACATTGTTGTGATGTGTGATGACGTTATATTAGCGGATCACCCATTAGTTAGCCGTTTAAGTGAGTTTGTTACTGAACACTCAATTGAAGCAGAAAATGCATTAACTGAGCGTCTTGATAACATCGCAATGGACGATTTGCTGACACTCATTTACACCTCGGGTACGACTGGTACACCGAAAGGCGTCATGCTGGATTACACCAATATTGCCTCGCAATTAGAGAGCCATGATACGAACTTAGCGTTAGATGAAGGCGATAGTTCGCTTTGTTTTCTTCCGCTATCACATGTTTTTGAACGTGCTTGGACTTTCTTTGTATTGCACCGTGGTGGGGTGAACTGTTATTTAAGCGATACCAATAAAGTGCGTGAAGCTCTAGCGGATGTTAAGCCAAATGTAATGGCGGCAGTACCGCGTGTTTATGAAAAAATTTACTCGTCTGTATATGAAAAAGTCGCTAAAGCTCCTTTCCACCGTAAATTGATTTTTACTTGGGCTGTGAACATGGGCGCGCGTATGGCTGCATGCCATCAAGAGAGTCGCAAACCTTCAGCGATGTTGAAGCGTGCGCATAAGCTGGCAGATAAAATGGTGCTGTCTAAGCTCCGTGACGTGCTTGGTGGTCAGATAAAATTCATGCCATGTGGTGGCGCGAAGCTGGATCCAACCATTGGCCGTTTCTTCCATGCTATCGGTGTTAACGTGAAGCTGGGCTACGGCATGACAGAAACTACAGCGACTGTTTCATGCTGGAGTGATCATAACTTTAATCCTGATTCTATCGGCGTGATTATGCCTGGCGCTGAAGTGAAAATTGGCAAAGACAACGAAATTTTAGTCCGTGGTCCAATGGTAATGCGCGGCTATTACAAAATGCCGGAAGAGACTGCAAACAACTTCACTGAAGATGGTTTCTTGAAAACAGGTGATGCTGGTGAGTTTGACGCTGAGGGTAATTTATATATTACTGATCGTATCAAAGAGCTGATGAAAACATCGGGTGGTAAGTACATTGCACCACAAGTGATTGAAGGTAAAATTGGTAAAGACCACTTTATCGAGCAAATTGCTGTTATTGCTGATACGCGTAAATTCGTGTCTGCATTGATTGTTCCGTGTTTTGAATCGCTGGAAGAGCATGCCCGCGAACTGAATATTAAGTATAAAGACCGCATCGACCTACTTAAGAAAACGGAAATTAAAGAACTCCTTGATCAACGTATCGCTGAGCTACAAAAAGACTTGGCGCGTTTTGAGCAAGTGAAGAAGTTTACTTTGTTGCCAAAAGCCTTCTCGATGGATAAAGGTGAGCTGACGCCAACGCAGAAACTGCGTCGTAAAGTGATTCATGATCGTTACCATCAAGAAATTGAACGCATGTACGAAGAGAGTCACAAAAAAGCTAAATAG
- a CDS encoding efflux RND transporter periplasmic adaptor subunit gives MDLNRKLLFIPALMAGILILVLAVKLRPSPSSKPALERSRAVDVITLHQQPLAPQVTGFGRVKPKVEWKAISEVSGKVIFRHPELEKGRVLDAGTVILKIDPLDYQLTLAKAEADISSSEAQLAKLDLEEKNLKSTLKIEKNRLAISKKEVTRKEELRRKGLTSQSALDLEKQSYLASQKVVQDLESQLQVLPKERRVSEAQLQVNQSKVEEAQRSLSKTEIVLPIDARISSVDIEQNQVVNMQQTMLVAHGIAEIEVDAQVALHDMQALASSLNHYTAHADGRPRADQLALQASIQLASGQFVQQWTAKVARISDTVSANQATVGVILEVAQDYSQLSPETAPPLVNGMFVQATLEGQDNPHWVIPERALHGDKVYLLSDDNTLSIKPATVLFRREGLVAVQGDFIAEQQLVVNDLLPAVEGMALRVVSKDGQAVAKPPKGEGASQS, from the coding sequence ATTGATCTCAATAGAAAGCTATTATTCATACCTGCCTTGATGGCTGGCATTTTAATCTTAGTGTTAGCTGTTAAGTTACGCCCTTCTCCTAGCAGTAAGCCCGCCTTGGAACGCAGTCGGGCGGTGGATGTTATTACCTTGCACCAGCAACCGTTAGCCCCTCAAGTAACAGGCTTTGGCCGCGTAAAACCCAAGGTAGAGTGGAAGGCGATTTCAGAAGTCAGCGGTAAAGTGATTTTTCGCCATCCAGAATTAGAAAAAGGCCGAGTCCTTGACGCAGGTACGGTGATATTAAAAATTGATCCACTTGATTACCAGTTAACGCTAGCAAAAGCAGAGGCCGATATTAGCTCAAGCGAGGCGCAATTAGCTAAGTTGGACTTGGAAGAAAAAAACCTTAAAAGCACACTTAAAATAGAAAAAAATCGTTTAGCGATCAGTAAAAAAGAAGTGACGCGCAAAGAAGAGTTACGTCGTAAAGGGCTGACGTCGCAATCGGCATTAGATTTAGAGAAGCAATCCTACTTGGCAAGCCAAAAGGTGGTACAGGATTTAGAAAGCCAGCTCCAAGTCTTACCGAAAGAGCGTCGTGTTAGTGAAGCGCAGCTGCAAGTGAATCAATCGAAAGTAGAAGAAGCCCAACGATCGCTAAGTAAGACCGAGATTGTATTGCCGATTGATGCACGTATTTCGAGTGTAGATATTGAGCAAAACCAAGTCGTTAATATGCAACAAACCATGTTAGTGGCTCATGGTATTGCTGAGATTGAAGTCGATGCTCAAGTGGCGCTGCATGACATGCAAGCATTGGCATCAAGCCTGAATCACTATACAGCCCACGCCGACGGACGCCCACGTGCCGATCAGTTGGCGCTGCAAGCGAGTATTCAATTGGCAAGTGGCCAGTTTGTGCAGCAATGGACCGCCAAAGTTGCGCGGATCAGCGATACCGTCAGTGCCAATCAAGCGACTGTCGGGGTGATCCTTGAAGTAGCGCAAGATTACAGTCAACTGTCTCCTGAAACCGCGCCGCCGTTAGTGAATGGGATGTTTGTTCAAGCGACTTTGGAAGGCCAAGATAATCCACACTGGGTGATCCCTGAACGTGCATTACACGGTGATAAAGTGTACTTACTGAGTGATGACAACACCTTAAGCATTAAACCTGCCACTGTGTTATTCCGTCGTGAAGGTTTGGTCGCTGTACAGGGGGATTTTATTGCTGAGCAACAACTAGTGGTTAACGATCTTTTGCCTGCGGTTGAAGGTATGGCACTAAGAGTGGTGAGTAAGGATGGCCAAGCCGTTGCTAAACCACCCAAAGGTGAAGGGGCGTCACAATCATGA
- the leuB gene encoding 3-isopropylmalate dehydrogenase, producing the protein MAGTYKIAVLPGDGIGPEVMQQAHKVLDAVEAKFGFTLERAEFDVGGIAIDNHGCPLPDSTLKGCEDSDAVLFGSVGGPKWEHLAPNDQPERGALLPLRKHFQLFCNLRPAQIHSGLEKFSPLRADISERGFDIVVVRELTGGIYFGQPKGREGEGPQEKAYDTEIYHRYEIERIARIAFESAMLRNKNVYSIDKANVLQSSILWREVVEEVAKDYPEVTLNHMYIDNATMQLIKDPSQFDVMLCSNIFGDIISDECAMITGSMGMLPSASLNQEKFGMYEPAGGSAPDIAGKNIANPVAQILSAALMLRYSLDEEDAARAIEQAVSQALEAGELTADLAGEGQALTTSAMGDKIADYIRQA; encoded by the coding sequence ATGGCAGGTACATACAAAATTGCAGTTCTACCGGGTGACGGTATTGGCCCAGAAGTGATGCAGCAAGCCCATAAAGTGCTAGATGCTGTTGAAGCCAAATTTGGTTTTACCCTAGAGCGCGCCGAGTTTGATGTTGGCGGTATCGCCATTGATAACCATGGTTGCCCGCTACCCGATTCGACTCTAAAAGGCTGTGAAGATTCTGATGCGGTATTGTTTGGCTCTGTAGGTGGCCCTAAATGGGAGCACCTCGCCCCAAATGATCAACCAGAACGAGGGGCACTACTGCCATTGCGTAAACATTTTCAGCTTTTTTGTAACTTGCGTCCTGCGCAAATTCATAGCGGGCTAGAAAAGTTCTCACCACTGCGCGCAGATATTTCTGAACGTGGTTTCGATATTGTAGTGGTACGCGAGCTAACAGGTGGGATCTACTTTGGCCAACCTAAAGGCCGTGAGGGTGAAGGCCCACAAGAAAAAGCGTATGACACCGAGATTTATCATCGCTACGAGATAGAGCGAATTGCCCGTATCGCGTTTGAATCCGCGATGCTACGTAATAAAAACGTCTACTCGATAGATAAAGCCAATGTTCTACAAAGCTCGATCCTATGGCGTGAAGTCGTTGAAGAAGTCGCGAAAGATTACCCTGAAGTCACGCTTAATCACATGTACATTGATAACGCGACCATGCAACTGATCAAAGACCCGTCTCAGTTTGATGTAATGCTGTGCTCAAACATTTTCGGCGACATTATTTCCGATGAGTGCGCGATGATCACAGGCTCAATGGGCATGTTACCGTCGGCTAGCTTAAACCAAGAAAAGTTCGGCATGTACGAACCCGCTGGTGGTTCGGCTCCTGATATCGCAGGTAAGAACATCGCGAATCCTGTTGCACAAATTCTGTCAGCCGCGCTAATGCTACGTTATAGCCTTGATGAAGAAGACGCTGCCCGCGCGATTGAACAAGCGGTTTCGCAAGCGCTAGAAGCGGGAGAGCTAACCGCAGATCTTGCGGGAGAAGGCCAAGCACTAACGACCAGCGCTATGGGCGATAAGATCGCCGACTACATCCGCCAAGCATAA